The genomic interval acgttatataagcaatcttcgtagtttcacaaaacttaacgacaaaaacagaactctccaaattattcaatcgtttcgcgttgcaacgctttataatttttaggttttaaaatcgtcaaaagatgcatataatagctatattagagcatggtaaatgttcagtattactgtttcctcacaaatatcataaccaaaacgaaaatttgcgaatctgaaacaacttttttcaattttgtcaatttaccaaagcgtgaaaagatccctttaaacggaTATATTGTTATTGCGTTCGCAGGCAGAACTTATTCTATGATGGATCGAAATTTAACTGGCAGACCTAAAGACCTAGTTTAACGAATGTCTAACCACTCTAAGGTGTCGTCCAATCATTGCATTAGGGTACGAACGCCGTATACAGGCCTTCGATCTCAAGACTGCTCCGCATCCCCTAAATGGAGCACAAGACCTACGCCCAGAACATGACTGTCAGCAACACGTGTTGGCCAACAAGAGCCCCTCCTGGATGGACACTGAAAGAGTGCACGTCCCTCCCCATGGATGAGCGGCTCTCAGCAGCCCACATCAGACCTGACTGGCGAAGATTCTTCTTGTCGCAGTAACTCCCACACAACGACCAGACCGGTTAAGGGAATGATGATAAAGAAAACCTCGAATGAGGTCAGCTACAAATGTTGACCACAGCGGTTCCAGTAAACAGGAGTATAATTCCACGGAAGGAGTCAGCTACAAATGTGGATCACAGGGATTACAGTAAACAGGGGTATAATTCCCCGTATGGAGTCAGCTACAAATGTTGACCACAAGGGTTCCAGTAAACAGGGGTATAATTCCCCGTATGGAGTCAGCTACAAATGTTGACCACAAGGGTTCCAGTAAACAGGGGTATAATTCTCCGGATGGAGTCTGCTACACTTGTTGACCACAGGGATTCCAATAAACAGGGGTATAATTCCCCTGATGGAGTCTGCTACAAATGTTGATCACAGGGATTCCAGTAAACAGGGGTATAATGCACCGGATGGAGTCTGCTACAAATGTTGACCACAGGGGTTCCAGTAAACGGGTATAATTCCCCGGATGGAGTCAGCTACACATGTTGACCACAGGGATTCTAGTAAACAGCGATATAATTCCCCGGATGGAGTGAGCTACAAATGTTGACCACAGGGATTCCAGTAAACAGGGGTATAATTCCCCGGATGGAGTCTGCTACACATGTTGACCAAAGGGGTTCCAGTAAACAGGGGTATAATTTCCCGGATGGAGTCTGCTACACATGTTGATCAAAGGGGTTCTAGTAAACAGGGGTATAATTCCCCGGATGGAGTCTGCTACACATGTTGACCACACCGTGTTATGGTCTACAATAAAATACCTCACCCTTATCAACCATCCCCCTGCTGACTCTGCAACAGTTGAGTGTATCCTATCAACTGGTCAATGACCTCAGATGATTGGGGTCATCAGAAATATGCCAGTACACAGGAgtatgtttgtgttaatttgtgATCTTTGGATAAATGGTACTTAATCAAAGCCATTCCATGTATTGTCTGTGGTTGGTGCACGCGCTTCTCACCCAAGCGACCTGGGTTCAACCCCTGTTCCTGGAAGCATGAGTGTGGTTTTTGGTTTCCATACCTGACATGTTTTCTTCGGTACTCCGGCTCCACTCCCACAACTTAAGACCACACcgacatttaaaatatatttcagaaaaaaagaatGCAATGGCTAAAACAAAGTTGAGATACCGGTAATCCAAAACTCTTAATTTTTTTCCCCCAAACAAACGAAGTTATCAATGCCCATTTTTTGCCGATCAATAAAGAATATACATATCGCATGTGGTCCGTAACAACtcttttttcattcatttttgtaAAGTTAATTGCAATTGATTTAAATTTGAGTATCgttaagggccataactctgtaatctttcatgaaaaatatggagCTATACCGATATAGTTCGGCTTGAGTTTGATATCAGCCACATTTAAAAAGTACACTGTTTGTTTCAACGTGCAACGCACGGACATTCAATGTGTTTATTTTGAAGTTTACGAGGTCCTTCGGCGCTTGTGTGTCACATCACTCAAACATAATAAACGTTTTGACTCACGATACTTGGAAAACAATTTGCTCAAAGTTCGTGCTTAGCATGGTCTAGCTAAACTACGTCATCACTTTAGTTGTGTGCGTTATAATTTTAgctttgtattattattaacttttttttaattcccCTGCGCTACGCGGGGCGGTGATATAGGAATGCCTTATTCCAGATGTCCTGTAACATTTCGTGTCCGCTTCAGATCTCCTATAAATTATATATACCCATTGATGGATTTTCTTGGACCTAAGCTCAAATGTCGATGTCATTGAGACGATCTTAAGTAAGAAAGAGCCAGTCAGGCTCAAAAATTACAAGGCCATACTAGAATATTGAATATTCAAGCATGTGATTATGTCCGTTTGATATCCCCAGTGGGTTTTTTCAAGTTATTTGAATGAAACTTGCCTAAAATAGTCATCATATTGAAGCAAATGTATAAGGCATTACGCCAcctcaaggtcaatgtcaaacttGAAGGTCAGAGGAATCAAACATGAGGATATAGCTGCCCTTTGATCTACCTGATATTTTGGGGTCACAACTCCATGGAAACAGTTGGGAATATGATAGTGACATATGTTCTAGTTTGTCTAATGACGACGCGCATTTTAAAGTAATAGTTCCTTAAATTCAACTGCTCTGCCTGATGTCTTTACATCAGAAGTCTGGCCTTGATTAGCCGAAAACTCTCAAATACGGTAATAACTTATACATTTCATATTCTTTACCTCCAAGATGGCTTGGTGCCACAATATGATTTTATAATACAACACCAAAACACAAAAATTGCagtgtcattttaatagtttcaaTTTGTACACTTttgttaaaatacttttataaacCATGCattcaaaatacatcaatttgGAAACAAACCACTCTCTAACAAACTATTTGGCATTTACCATCATACATTTTAAACAGTGTATAAATCTTATATACACGATCTTGGTGGGGTAAATATGACCAACTTCAAAACACTAACAACAGCTCATTTTTTTCACAGCTACATGTATAGTGATAGATTGTATGAAGTCAATGATATATAATAGGTTGACAAAGTAATAAACtggaaataaataaacaaaataaggaCTATACATTAACAACATAAAATAGTGAGCTAGTCAAAAGTTGTGGggttaaaatgttttaaacacaatgttATTATGATAATACTCTGTACTTACAATTGGAatgtaacaaacaacaatttAACTTTAGAATCTGTGTCATAGCAAATTacctataaaataaaatattaaatatagttaCTAACATATAAGAGTTCTTgataaaaacaattgaaaaactttaaaacattTCTAAAATCTTAAGTTAAAATGTTGCCAAAACAGCGAGAATTGTGTTCTTTTAGTTTCACAGAATCTTTAGATAATTCTATAACAAAAATGCCCCTGTGCTAAAAttgatttaacatattttaaatggaaatgTCGTTTCATTCTTAAAAATGAAATCAGTGGACTCTTAAGAAATCAAATGTTACAAGCATTCTGATTGGTCGATAGCGTCACTTTAAGATTCAACttgagtttaaaaaaatatttgtatataacaaattatgcaaaaagaaacacaaacattttgaaTGACGAAAAGGTACATATCATATCAGTCATTTCTTTATTGAACAAAGTTACAATAATTTACActatttttacattaaaaataaagtttattagTAGTTATTACAATTTCCTTCCAATGATACTTGAATGAGGGAAAcaaccattttttaaatatatatatagagagagagcaATAATAAAGCATCAAAGTTGCTTTTGGTTTATAAATGTCACAGACATAAACACAAACAACGATACATAACTTGTTTTGAACACAGTCAAGAAACAGTtgcaaaacaaaagttaaacagtACACATAAcaatgataaacaaaacaaaacaaagatagcTATGGTATGCACTTTAAGTGGCAGTATATTAAAATGTTCTATTAACAGATAGCATGCCAGAAAAATAATCCCTTCAAAGCATTTATACTGCACCAAAAGCTGCTCtaaaaaagagtgttatttttcatgttattattttaagaattttaatcAGCAGAAGAATTCTCATTCATTATAACTCCCAAAATACATGTAGCTTACTTAGACAAAACGTTTCTTGTAAATGTGTGTATATCTGATTTATTGATAATAagtaatttataaaaaacaaccTCTTTGTTAAAATGCATATTAGCAATATTGTTCCTAagatttgatttattttcatttacattagAAAAAATAATTAGCTCTTTTGATTCAATACTTTACATTCAAGTTCATTTATAACACTCAgttgataaaatacaaaataaatagaaGACTGTGTGAGTGTGAAACTCAAATACTTTAATCCTAGAAAGTATCAATATTTGCATTGAACAGTTACTTTGATATGGACAGCTTAGCTTTTGATCGATAATGTCTTACAGTTAGCCGATATTTGTCATAGACCCAACGCTCTGTGAGCGATTTAGCTCTATTGAATTACACTGCTAACTTTGTACAATGCACCTTTTCAATAGAATCCTCTGCTTGAAGGGTTAAAACAAGACTTGAAATCGatatttcatacattttataCTTCATTTCAATGAAACAGTACTGCAAGTCCAGAAGGATCATTGATTTTGTTCTTTAGCATGCTTTTCCAATATCTGTGATACTGAAATATTACTCAGTTAAACCAAatcatatatttaattgtaatacCTCTAATTGAAAtgcttagaaaataaaaaaaatacccaAAACATGGACGGAGTTTATAAATGAGATATCTATAACACAGATTATGCGAGTTTCACACAACCCATAGCATATGCACACTTCTGATATAGGCATAGATGCACTACCCATAGCATATGCACACTTCTGATACAGGCATAGATGCACAACCCATAGCAAATGCACACTTCTGATATAGTCAAAGATGCACAACCCATAGCAAATGCACACTTCTGATATAGGCATAGATGCACAACCCATAGCAAATGCACACTTCTGATATAGGCATAGATAACCTTGGTCTGTAAAGCCTTTAAAAGATTTCAAAATTCCTTAACATCTACCCCACGAGAGTTGAATCAATAaatttatctctgatatcagaaAATGTAGCCAATATGGTTAATATTGTTTGAAGTCAATATGCAAAGtataatttaaatcatgaaaCTACAATATATTCAGAACACAATGAACATAATAGGAGCTTTTTTGTAATACATTTAATCCTGAATTTAtctaattaatcaattaattgtTATTGTTCGAACAATTGCAAACCTACATAAAACTAGGTAAGAGGTATTGGTGAATCACAAGTATGTTCAACTCCAATAATCTTGATGCAACTATGTATATAATTGCATAAACAAATGGTTCAGTTTGTAGAAAATacctttttcatttaaaataattatttgtaccACTGTTGTAAATAAGAAATTACTTAAAAAACTTCTTCATGCATTGGTTTTCTATTTGCTTTTAAGATAACATTTAGCTGTAAAGCATTATTAAGgatttaatgaataattaattGATCATGTTGATTTATTACATGAATCCTCACAACAAatgtttaatgaataaatatcaaacataaaatcTAATCCAGAATTATAACTTTTGAGTTCACAACTGCTGACAGACTTAAATTTTAACTGGTACAAATTTCCTGATTCACTAAAAAGGATGTTAATCTTTGGTGTATTGTAATAGTGAAATATCTAGTGAAAAGCAGGGTGCTGAGCTCTGCTCCTTTTAGCTTTACCCCTACTGCTCTGACATGGTAAACTCCAAAGTGTAAAATctgttgaaatttaaaataattttgcaaataaTCCATGGAAAATGTTATAAACTATGCTTAAATACATTGACTGACAGTCCTATACTAAAGAAATTCCTAGCATTGAGATAACTAttagaaaatgtcaatatatttGCCCAGCTCCCCACCCGGCCCTTTTTTGGCTGCACCCTGTGCCTTTGTGATCCCAGATCTTCCCCTAACACTAATGTGAAAATCTGCTGGGCTATTAAACCAATGAACGTACAGTAATTGAGGACAATGAAcaacaggtggttagcgtgtggctatgatattaattagtgaaaacatcattttgaatgataattaatCATACCatattaatcatattatatttgtaaaaatattgcaagacatatacatttccagaaagaaaattcatttctgcgttgaataagaccaagatcgtgaaaatcgctgcacaattgatgacgatatggctgttcaaagcgatgcaccctgttttgggttgattttgagttgcataccttgttatatagatatttgatagtgatttttttttccataaaagttaattttttgttataatatgattatttatcattcaaaatgatgttttcactaattaatatcatagccacacgctgaTCACCTGTGCAATGAACTGGTGATTTAGTTTTTTATTGGTATTTGCGACTtagaaaacttatatcatatctGCAGACTGATCCCACTCTAATACCATCCACTGGTTCATTCATTACAACTAAATGAACGTTCGTCGGAAACAGACTAAGAAAAAACATGAAATCATTATGCAAGCAAAAGCATTAATGTTAAGTACATCATAATGAGACAATGTAACCAAACACTTCCAGCCAAACGGTTTCTACTTGCAGGAAAAGGAGAGAAAACATCAATAGTTTGGAGGCCATGTGGTCGCATGGAAGGAATAACAGCATCTGATTATTGGAAAACTAATTGTAAGAAGCTGTCAGTGCAGAGGATTGAGCCAGAGTTGTGTAGATCAGCTGACAAGAGCTGCGCAAATCATGGCTAGAATCTCCAATAGCTTTTCCACAAAGTTTTTATCCTCAATAAAATACCCAGTGACTAGTTTGATATCAGTACAGCCAGGAAAGGACCTCAATTATCAGATTACCTAGTAATAGCCCTACATGCAATTTGCGTTTTTAATCCCGAGATGAATGATGCAGATTCTCATGGCATCAATAACTGTGTTATTAAGACCAAATGCAATAATAGTCATATCCGGGAAGTAGAGACTTAGTTTGAAATCAACATCATGCTCACGTAATTGACTTAAGATGTATTATAACAACGATCAATAAcatctataaaacaccattcatTCACAACAAAGTTAGCATTTAGATTGGAAAACAGCACAATGAGCTTGCTTTGTAATATTCACTACCAACTGAGTCAACTAAACACTAAATAACAATGCAAGTTAAAATTGaagttaaaattatattatttcatattatatatacaataacTATGTAATGtaacaatataacattttactgttttccaATTTGAAAGCTACTAAATTATCAAAAGCATAACAATTATGAATGAACCAACATCATTCTTGTATAAAAATTACATAATGTAAAGTGTAAGAAGTTTATCACAGACAGGACCCATAAGACTACAAGCTCAtgaatatttaaatggtttaGAAAACACCTATAATGGTTTAGGTTCTAAGTGTGAAATCCCAGATAAAAATTACCTGGGACTTATATCTGCCCTCAAATAACACAATAACTAGACATGAACATCAGTCTATAAATACTGATTTGCACATATAAAAATGGGTATATTTTTTACAACACATTTCACACCATGCAGCATACTTGCAGTTACATGATAAGCACATCCTTCATATTCATCAACTAATTGTTGAACAGCACGACGTGGGTTGATATCAATGATTTAAAtcaaatttgatatttttatgttttattcacacagcacataaaataataatccTTAATGTAAATTATCCACATCTGGTAAAAAAAAGAGAGTATACAAAAACACTAGAAATTCACAGATGATTTCTTCATTTAATCACAGAATCAGTGATTAAGTTTCCCAAAGCAAGTAAATCAATAAGGCATATGTGGACGGTTCAGGAAAATAACAATTGCATTCTGAAAATAATCGTCAGTTACTCAATCCATAAGTACTACATTGTAGAACCAATCTGTGGTAATTTTGTTCTAGTGTTCATTATTTGGTCATTGTCTTGAATATACTGCTGACGGGCCTTTCCACTTGAGGAGCTTCCAATTTTAGACACTATTGTACTTGTGTTTGCTGTGGCCAGCTTTTTCCTGTTCGCGGAATCCTGACGGTTCTCATTTGCTGGAGGTGGTTTTGGCAAGCGACGCCTAAGCCATGCATGTCGCAACGCCTGTCCTGGAGTCATTCTTGAAGTGGGGTCCCATTCAAGGCAGCGGCGCATGAAGTCAAGGAACAGTGGATCATCTGACCCTTTAAGAGCAGTTACCAGATCTTTGCTTGCTGGAGGTCCCCTTGTCTTGCCGCGTCGTGACCGTCCACCCTGGAGAACAGTGCTTCCATCTGGAAGAGTTGTGGCTGTGCAGTAGCGTGGATGCCCCTTTGAACTGATGAAGTTACGAGCCCTTTTTGATTGATCGAGCAATTTCTGGGGTGGCATTCCCTGTAGTTCTATGATTGTAGCCAGTTGGTCTCCCTCATCTTCACCAGGGAATAGGGGATACCCTGTCAGGAGCTCAGCCAAGATGCAGCCTAGACTCCACATGTCTATTGGCATTCCGTACTTGGCCCCTAAAATCACCTCAGGTGCTCTGTAGAACCTTGACTGGATGTATGTATATATGCGCTGGTGCTCATAGCAACTGGACCCAAAGTCTATCACTTTAATACCACTCCTGCCCTGCTGTTTCAATAGAATGTTCTCAGGTTTGAGATCACAGTGAATGATCCTATTTTTGTACAGCGCATCTAAACATTGCAGAATTGAGTGTGCAAATTTTCTAACTAGCTGTAAACTAAATCCTTGGAATTTGTTTTTCTTTATCAGTTCATACAAATTCATACTGAGCAATTCAAATGTTATACAAATGTGATTGCGAAAACTAAAATGCTCTAACATATGAACAATGTTCATAGCATTGTCCTTGTCCTGCTTCTTTAAATGTTCTAAGATCCTGATTTCTTCCTGAGCTTGTCTATGGAATCTCTTCTCATTACGAACCATTTTCAAGGCAATATGGGATTGAACCTTGTGATCGTACGCCTTCACCACCTGGCCAAAACTTCCCTTTCCAATCACTTTCAAGACTTCGTACCGGTAAGCTATATGGTCGTGTGGTACATGAATGTAAGATCCGTTTTCATCATCGTAACCATTGTTATTTGCACCACCAACAACCCCTTGTCGCTTCTTTGCATTCTGCCCAACAAAGAAGATAGAAGGATAATTGAAAATTTCATGATGCTCAAACGATGTAAGTTTATGCATGTACTGCTTCATGGCAGTCTCTGGGCTCATAGCATTATTTCTCCTGGCTGCAGAGCCCGACTTGGAACCAATGCTTCCAGCACTAGAACTTGGTCTAACCACCGGTAAAGCCGATGATTCTTCCGGAACGACGCCATGTTGGTTATGCTCACTTTTCCCATGGTGTTTATGATCTTCGTAAAGCTGAGTAACTTTAGGACCTTGAGTACTCACGTGGGCACTGTGCGAGGCTCCTCCAACTGTCTGGCTTGTGAGCGGTGGCAGATGATGCGATCCATCAATCGTGTGAGTGTACATGTCGCCTGTAGTCAAAAGAGATCGAGTCCTTTGTACAGGCACTGGCAATGGCTTTACGCGAGTTGACATGTTCCGATACACAGCATGAAAGATTCTTTTTCCGTTTAAATCCTTTGCTATCGACTAAACATATTGTTCTTTAATCCAAGTGCACAAATTATCGTTTCTTTTTAAGACAGATTTCGTGAAAATTTACATTCTGTTTGCGTTTTGTAGGTACACACTGTTGCTATTATTCGAAGACTCATGGAGTTATCGTTGCCAAGAGAGCCTCTGGTTGGTCAAAACGTCATGTTACGTGACGTCATGGAAACATGTGATCATGTG from Dreissena polymorpha isolate Duluth1 chromosome 1, UMN_Dpol_1.0, whole genome shotgun sequence carries:
- the LOC127857084 gene encoding dual specificity tyrosine-phosphorylation-regulated kinase 2-like, coding for MSTRVKPLPVPVQRTRSLLTTGDMYTHTIDGSHHLPPLTSQTVGGASHSAHVSTQGPKVTQLYEDHKHHGKSEHNQHGVVPEESSALPVVRPSSSAGSIGSKSGSAARRNNAMSPETAMKQYMHKLTSFEHHEIFNYPSIFFVGQNAKKRQGVVGGANNNGYDDENGSYIHVPHDHIAYRYEVLKVIGKGSFGQVVKAYDHKVQSHIALKMVRNEKRFHRQAQEEIRILEHLKKQDKDNAMNIVHMLEHFSFRNHICITFELLSMNLYELIKKNKFQGFSLQLVRKFAHSILQCLDALYKNRIIHCDLKPENILLKQQGRSGIKVIDFGSSCYEHQRIYTYIQSRFYRAPEVILGAKYGMPIDMWSLGCILAELLTGYPLFPGEDEGDQLATIIELQGMPPQKLLDQSKRARNFISSKGHPRYCTATTLPDGSTVLQGGRSRRGKTRGPPASKDLVTALKGSDDPLFLDFMRRCLEWDPTSRMTPGQALRHAWLRRRLPKPPPANENRQDSANRKKLATANTSTIVSKIGSSSSGKARQQYIQDNDQIMNTRTKLPQIGSTM